GTGTAGGTGAACAGGGGTGCTACCAACAATTCATCAGGGACAACAGGCATAGCCAGGCCTTGCCATTGCCCTAACTCTCTCACCAGGACTGTCACAGGAAGTTCAGCAGTTTTTAGCAGTTCTGCTCTGACACACAGCTCCCAGCCCTAGGAGAACGAATCACTTTTCTCTTCGGCCCCAGGCTCCTGGCCTGGTGCCTCGTGCCTGAACATTTGGTTTCTGTCTAGAGGCCATGGGTTACGGTCACAGCACATGCGTGGAGCGTGCCCTTTTCCCTGTGCATCCCGGTGCGCTCTGGGCGACAACCAACAGTACATAGATGAGAGAACCAAGAGGGGAGAAGgccgcctgggggctcagttggccaagtgtctgactcttgatctcggctcagatcttgttctcagggtcatgagtgaGGAAGGTgagggctccacgctgggcatggagcctactttaaaaaagaagaaaaaagaaaaaacaaatagggGAGATGTGACCATCCCTTCCAGAGGTGGTTCAAAGGGGTGGAAGCCAGAGAGGGATGGACAAGCTCTAAGGGCCAGCACAGGGAATCTTTATTTGGCCCTCAGccagggtggggtgaggaggggtggggagacaggggTGTGAAGCAGGTGAGAGGGCCGCAAGCTTTCACCAGATTCTCAAAGACTCAAAAAACCATGAAGAACCTTGCTTGAGAGAACAGCAGCTCTCACACCTCAGTGTGCCTTACGGTCACTGGTGGGCTCCTTACAATAGGGATCACTGGGCCCCTGAAGAGCAAAGTTAAGGTTCTGATTCAGCTCATTCCTGAGTTAGGCccaggaatttgcatttctcttctctttttaaaaaaaagattttatttatttatttgacagagagagatagacagcgagagagggaacacaagcagggggaatgggagaggggaaagcaggcttctaaCAATTTCTAATGGAATGCTCGTGCTCTTTGTCCAGGGGCCACACTTGAAGAATCACTACTATAGAGGATACAAAACACATGAGGGGTTCCAATTGTGAACTTCTCTTTTCAGACAAGAGTTCTAACAGATGCCACAGCCATCTAAACCACCCTAAGTCCCCaggaatttcacattttatttttggaagaggCCCCTGGAGAGTGACAGCCTCTGGACCTCCCCTTGGAGGTCAGGAAGCATCTGGAAAATAGCATTTTAGAGGATGCAGGAAAGTGCCTTCAGAAACATAAAAAGCCTAAGCACAACTCTGAGCTAGAAACTACAGGACTAGCCCCGGCTTATCCAATTACTGGTGAACAGTGAGGTTTTGGGAATCTGGGCAGACCCGGATCCTTTCCTAAACACTGCATCCTGATAGTTTTTGAATCTGTATCTGAAGCCAGATGGGCCCAGATAGGAGGTCTGCTTGAGCAGGACAGGGTGTCTGCTGGAGACTATAACCTGGGAAACGGAAAGAAATCAACAACTCCACTAGACAGAATTCAGGGGCTTCATTCACAGAGCTCTTTGATCAAGTCATTGTGGCgagggcaggaagaggcaggaataGTATTTAGGACTGTGCTAACTTTCAAAAAGCACAGTGGAGAGAGAGGCCTGGAAAGGCTATTGCCAGCTTTCCTCAGCCCTGCTCTGAGTAAGTCATTCCCCCCtgaaaggggagggggaaatgaaaatGTGGATTCATTCATGAATCAACCTTCAGAACAGGAAGTGTGGCTTTTGAGCTATACAGGGAACATGGGCTTTGCCATCCAGCTAAGTACATCCTGAGGTGAGGCAACATCAAAGTTAGGGAGACTCTACAAGTTAGAAGAGGAGGCAGAACCTTAGAGGGAAAACAATATGCTAGAGTGACTGAGACCAAGGGTGTGCTCCAGCATCAGGCTGCCAGGACTTGTGACTTGAATTCTGCGTGGCCCTGGGCatgtttcttaatctctctgtgcctcagtttccctcttgtgtaaaatgggggtaaataATTGTGCCTATCTCATAGGGTTGtagtaagaattaaataaagtAATCTAGATAAAACACTTGGCTTAGTAAAGTAGTGGGCTTGGAAAAACTTACAATGGTAGCAGTACAGGCCCACCCTTAGTGCCACTGCCAGAGACAAAAAAAACCAGaggcaggttagatctgctgcCAGTCTTCCCAGGAGGATGACAAGGAAACTCCCGCTCCTTTGGGGAACGTCTAAGGTGTGAGCTGGGTATGAAAAGAGAGTCAGGATCCtgaggattggggggggggggcgtgatTAAGTGGGTAACACCATGGGCTGTAAGGGGGGATATCCTGCTCTTTTAAACACTGCAACATTCACTGACTCTGTTTTGTGACATTTCCTCAAGGCCAACTTAAGTGACAAATGGCCCAAAATgaacaaatcaaaataaataaaaatcattgttGAGAAGAACTGGGACAACCTTACTGAAGACACGCTGGAGATCTACGCTCTGAGGGCAGAATCCCcattttcaggaaaaagaaaaagtgactcCTCCCGCTGGAGTTCCAGAAGTGTGGGGGATGGTGCTGAAGTGAAAGCGGTGGTGTTGTATGCCGGCCCTGAGGTTAGCTAGCAGTCAAGCACTGAAAAGGAGATCTCTTCTTTCCTCTGATCCTGAATGAGCAGAACCTCTTTCAAATCCTGTACTCTCAATCAGAAAGTCCTGTCTGCTTAGAAAGAAACTGTGACTGGAACTAGGAACAAAGAGATTTATAAAACCATGCAAAACAGCTGAAGTAAAATGACATACCACGTGGTTAAATAAAAGTTAACGTCTTTTAGAGGTGGTGGTGGGAAGAGTTTGTCAATTACATCACTTGAGAAAACAAAGagctaaataaaaatgacaaagagtTCTGTTGAACATGAGGGGCCCTTTTCTTGAGGGGTCTCCCTCTGTGGCACTAGAAGTCTTGTCCTGTTGTCAGACCTACTCCACTTCTGTCCcccaacaccccaccccaccccagccctgcagaACTTCACTACTTGCTCTTCAAAATGACCATCCACAGGGCATATTTTATCATAGTCCCATCTGGAGTCTTTAAAAGAGTAAGGTCACAGACAGGGAGGAAGGGGCTTCTGAATTTTCCTTCCCTTATACTTACTGCAAATCCTGGCTAGACTATCTACCTCAAGTTCCTATAATTAGTTATATCCCTTTGAAAGGGATCCAAGAGTTAGACTGATTCTACCTTGGGCCCAGAAGGGAATCTGGTCTCCTTTTCAGTAAGTACCCACCTGTTCTGTGGGTGCTTCCCAAATCAGAGGCCCAGCAGAATGTAGGGAAAACTTTCTTTGCACTCCACCTACCCCCTCCAAACAGTGACACCCTCAGCTTTAAGTTTTCATAAGCAAAGTATTTTTACTGGAGTGGTGGCTGTCAGATGTAGAAGCTAGTCCAACAGCTAGTCTGATGTTCTTTACAAAGAAGGGCTACTTTAGCAAGAAAAAAACCAATAACAACAATAGCAAAACCTTCTCAGGATTCACCCAGGAAAGTCTAGAACTGTAATACTATGATCTTGAGATATTTTTATAGCCATATATCAGTTTTTAGAATATAACCACTGTCACATACATTTAAGTACACTGAAAAATTCTCTATGGTGTGACTTTTGCAGGAACCTTGTCGCTGTAGCTACTTGCTCCAAGCCTCCTTCTATCCAGCCTGAAGGTAAGTGAAAGCATCAGCAAAGGTAAAATGAGGAGAAAGCAGAATTAATACTTCTAACTATACTCCTAAAGGCTGGGGAAAATGTCAGACACCTAAGGCCTCCACTGGTTTTTGAATTAGAGGAcaaaactaagattttttttttgatctaaTAATCTGACCTTCTGTAAGATCTCATAAAAACGATTCTGAAGGATCACACCTGGGCCACATTTTCATTGGTAACTTTACTCTCTACCACTCTGCTCACCAGAAAAGCAGTTCAGAAAGGATCTTTAAGCACAGCCTCTATTTTCTACATAAGATTCTCTTCATGTTTTGTCATGCACTCTTTGGTAAGTCTTCCACTACCCTAAACCAACTTCAAATTTAAAACGACAGAAGACTAAAAAcccttccatgggaaaggagcatgatgtatgaaaaaagttttccttttttcttcaattGTGATGGGCTAGGTTAACCATCATACCACGAGAGAATTTTATAAAActgactcagggcacctgggtggctcagtcggttaagtgtctgccttcagcttaggtaatgatcccagggtcctgggactgagctccatgtctcagcttcctgctctgtggggaatctgcttctctcattCCTTCTCCTGGGCCTCTGCTTCTGTActatctttctttctcaaattaaaaaaaatcttaaaaaaaaaaacaacacaccaaaaaCTACTCAAAAAGATAGGCAAGTCATTCACATAGTCTTTAGAAATAAGTAAATGTGTTTTAAAgacatttgtttacttttttaaagatttatttatttgagagacacacaagcaggagggaatgggggagggtgAAGCACGCTTCCCACCGCactctggggctcaatcccaggaccctgaattacaacctgagccaaaggcagatgcttaatgattgagccaccgaggtgccccaataaatgtgttttaaaataaaatagaaaatagagttTTCCGGTGTGAGAAAACACACTTAAAGCTTACAGCCAATTAATGATCAGGCAAGTATACCTGTTACTGAGTCCTAAAAACGGTTTCCAtctatcaggggaaaaaaaaaaatgcaagaacaaCCAGAACAACCAATCCTCCCCCCTCACCAAAGACACTGAAACAAAAGACTGATCTGTTTATATAGtcacatgaaaaataaacatctttatttttttgcctactttatttcattttttcaaataaaatttaaatctgtACAAAGTATACTGTTACAGTATATATTTTGTAAGAATCAATGCCTAAAAGAATCACAATACTTCAATAAGCAGTACAGCAGACCTCGCTAGTTTCAGCTTTGATATTGAACAAACTCAAGCCGGCTGATGCACAACACATTTGCTTGGTTTCCACATGGTGAGTTCCCAGCACTGAGATGGGAGAACATGACAGCAAGTATGGTTATATTACAGCCCGACACACTGCGCTTCTTCATGTGATAataactgcacatatttaatacAGAATGctcaaatttactttttaaattgcatttgcTTACTTCTTAGTTGGCAAAATTCAGCATTCTTAATGGGGTCCCCAAACAGTGCAAATTAATGATATTCTACTGTATAATTGGCACATTTCCAATAAGGATTAACTTGTAAACGCAAAGAATATCACAACTTTGTCCTAAATTTTAACTAATATACATCTGGTCCATTTAACCAAAGTCAGTTTGGAAAGATATTAAAgaataattctatttttgaaaGGATACTGTTTTGACCATTCTTTagagaagtaaatttttaaattgtcattaaaatgttttactataaaaattttacaaaCTTGATTAGAAATTTCAAGATTATGATTCACAGCAGACAAATACAAACTTTATATTCCAACAATACCTACTCTTAGACTTTCAAACAGAGCACAACCATGTCAGCCGTGTTAACTAAAATTCTGAACAGTGTACTAAATTTATAAGTGGTGCTGGGTCTAGCAAGTGTAAATACAcagtatattttaatgaaaagaattGTCTTCTTTATACTTTATTTGTTTTCCCATAAGGAAACATTAATGTTTACATTCTTTAATAAAGTTAATCTTACATCAGAATATAACTTAATACTGTCAGCAACAGGGACCACACACAGTAAATAAGAAGCACATTTAAAATAAGTCTGAATTCACATAGATTAACATTTGTTGGTTAATAAAATATCGACAGTATTACAATCTTACAATATTTACAGTAAGAAAAATCTAGAGTAATATATACCTTTCACAgcaggattcctttttttttttttaaattatttcttccagtttggGATTGTGTATACATGAAAAGCTCAAATAAAGCAACTCTgcaatataatcttaaaataatggCTACTGGGGGGAAATTCTATCACAACCATTGAAAATAATGGTGACTTTTCACGGAGTCTGTGGCATCTGAGAACCCAGTTAATTAACCAAAGTCTTGACCCAACCAGCCTCAGTTACCCAGATTAAAGCTGCAGAACTCCGGCCTTCCCTGACTGCTGAAAACCCAACAGATTTTCTCAACATGCTATAAGAGAAGAGGGAAATAGGTTTCAATTCACACCTCGTGGCTGGAAGGCTCCGGCCAGTGCATATTCTCCAACAGTCTAAAAGGGCCCATTTCACCTCCAAAGCATCACAAGAGTTCCCCTCTAACGACAGGGCACTTTGATATGGAGCTTACTCATTCCTCAACTCTTGTGCATTAAGATAAGGCATGAGCGTGGCCCATATAATACACACCAGCATCTTACTTGGGACCAGGGCAAAGAAACAGACTAATGCAGTTTGCACTGAGGTCAACAGGGAAAATAGGAAGCGATGCAATTTCCAATTAGAATGGCAAGAAGAAGACCCACATCCCTAAACTGGAATTTGGCCAGGGCCTCAGAGTTAGCACCCCCTCTCTGAGTACCACAAGCGATTAGGATGTGTGCTCTGGGCCTCCTCTGAGAGAGCATCTACAGTAAGTAATACCATGTGGGACATTAGTTCAGTGATGACTCCCAAGAAAACAGATACAATTCTTGAATCTGGGGCTGTCCACAGCACCTGAGGTCACTCATCTGAGCTGTGACCTGTCCCAACCCTGCTTACTTTAAGAGATCTGATGGGCACAGAGCACTCAGGGATATGGCTGCTGGCTACTTTGGACTCTAGATCTCACAGGTAATCAACAGGTATCTGGGATTGAATTAGCAAACTGTACCATAGCTCCTTAAACAGACACTGTCAGGTTTGAAATCATGTCAAGCATGAATCTTCACTGTCAGGTCAGAAATCAAAGTGGGTATCTTCCCACATCAGCCAAGGTTATTTTGTTAAAAACCTTAGAGGAGTTGGACAGTTTTTCATGTTCCAAGTGATTAGTTTACTTATTTCAGTCAAGCTGGATTGACAAACCAGACTGATCTATTTAgttagctttgttttttttattcttatgtatGTGTTTAACCCAAAGCTGTTGTATTTGGGCTAAATACACTGACAGAGAAAATTCAAACAACAAAAGTTTTCAGCAAacttctgtggtattttgtttttggAAGTCAATGCAAGATCTAAAGGTATTTCTACCCAACAAAGTCTGTTTAAGTGTTTaatgttatttcctttttggtCCTATACAGAATGCTATGACTTCTATATAGGTCTGAATGCTGCTCCATGTAGATTCCTTCTgtatatctaaaaatatatacttttcagTAGTTCAATACATGGTTAATCTTCCCACAGAGGAAGATTTTTGTAATCACAAGTtgcaaagtagaaaaaaaatctcctttctaAGAAAGGAAATATACTTTCCTATTATACACTTTTGAAGAAGCCCAAAGGCATGCACCAAAAATCATTATGAAAACTAATACATGCACTAAAATGGTATAGAGTTAGGACTTAAAGTGCtgatttctcaatttttaaatttggagAAGACATTTTGTCAGTCATTGACTCAaaaatctccccccaccccacccaccccactccaTGGCATcaagagagaaaagtaaaaagtatGCATAAATCTTTAAACTATTCTTTACATAAGGGGAAAGGACAGATACAATAACTATCCTATTTATAAACTGGATTCCCAGttttaaataaaaccaatatTTACTGGTAAAAATTGTCAAAGCTAATACATCCAAACAAATGTTACTAGTAAATAATGTTCTACATAGAGAATAATTTACTTTGGTTTATGTACCTTCTCACAAATAATACTGGTGTCCCATACATCACCAAACTGATGTGTTCCAGCAAAGTTGTAAGGcaaatctttttttcccagtgacatCTTTTTTCCTAATAGACAAAACTAAAATCTTTTGGTGAGGAAGGGGTTAAGATAATGGCTAACCCCGTGGCATCCTGAGCATTGTGGTTTATCAAACTCTACCCTGCTAGAAGCTGTCAGGCACCCTGACCCCTGCCTTGAACCAGGAATGGCTCCCACATCTAAAGATGCCCTGACTCCTTATAAATAGCTCTCAGAACATTGCTACTTTTTCCCTTCTGTCTGGATGTCTAACAAAGCTGGTTGCAATGTCACATTTTGCTAGTAGGGGCCACCATCTAACAATAATTCCAATCTGAAATGTTTTAAGCCAATagttaattcttaattttatcaaTTAATTGCATTAAAATTTTCTCTACAGAGTTTATACTTAGAGCAGAGATCCTTATCTTGGGTTTCAGATGTGTGATGCCCCTGAGGTTGCATGTAAAATTATCtgtgtatgtgcatttttttttttctggggagagGGTCCATCACTTTCATCAGATTATCAAAGGTTTCTGTGATCTCAAGAAAGGGGTTACAAGGACTTAGAGGGATACCCGTAATTCATTTTATACTAGGGTTGGGAAATGGGGGCAGAAAACTAAAAATGGCCTCAGAAAAAAAGGGGCCAAATTGCTGATCTTTTCCCTTTATTCAAAGTTGGGAAATAAGTGCTTCAACCTAGGAAAAATAATTAAGCTGATTTaaactccattaaaaaataatcaaagccagtttctaaaatattttcattttccatataCGGTAAGTTTAGTCTCCAAAAAAAGGTTTGGAGactgaatttttctcttttccctaagGAAACTCATAAACACAATGCTGATCATCATCCACATTTAAAGATCTGACAATCTAAAACTTAAGACAACTCTAATACTATAGCCTTTAATTTACGATTTTGAGTAAAGGATTATCTAGAGTCAAATACACATTTGTCAACCTTCATTCCCCAAAATTGGTCCATAGTTAGACAACTATCGGGCACAATTCCACTAGATAAACCTAAAATTTGAACAATGGAAGTTTAACTTTCTatcccaaactgaaaacaaaaccacaaggTTCTACAATAAAGTCCAGCCACAAACATTCACACTATGTCATAGAGGACTTACCTATTTCAATACATCACTGAATTTTCAACAGAATTTATAAACATGAGATCGAGAATGACTACCAAAACATGCTAAGAAGAGCATGTCAAGAATTAAAACACCACCCTGTGTGCACACCCCCCCATCGAGAAACACACTCAGGCATTCCAAAAATAAACCAGATCTAAAGAGAGGCCTCTCACTTGTTAAAGTATGAAGCGCCCAAAAGGATACAGGGAAGGgactataaaatgaaataattaaatagcgtacaaaaattaattttagccaAAACACATTCTATTCTATTGACAAAACTATcaactttttttgtgttttttttttttttgcaattttgaACACTGTGTTGCACAATCTCACTAAGACAAAAAATATGTTCACAGGTACACATTTTGTTCTCCTATTCTTCCTAGAGCACATCTTGAGGTTATAAGAATGCTTCTAGTTAAAATAAAGTCTCTTATCCCTTGCTGCCCTCCCCCCTCAAAAAGTGAGTGAACCTTGAATTCCAAAAAGGAATattcatttaatgtaattatttcaaTATCAGTTATATCATATAGACCATGATGAAACTCTATGAGCATTATGGAAAACTACATAAAAGAGGGAGCTGCCACTTGCCACCCACTTCGCTTCCAGCTTTTTAAGCCACTACCCAGCTAGACTCAGATCTCATTGACTTCAGTGAAAATAAATCAACACTCCAAAACCAGGCCATCTCAGGCTGGAAGCTGGAACTCAAAGACATcgtttcatatacatatatatattttttctacccTAAGCTTTCACTTTGTCTATTCAAATAGTTTAATAAAGCTCACATTTACAAAGGATTATATTGGCAAATAAAGGCCCATATTAAAAACTTTTATCAAAACAAATTTTTGTTCTACATAGCTAAcactaagaaatattttcttggaCTTATAAAGCATATTTAATTGCATATAAGTTTTGCTTTGGGTGGGATATTGAAATAATTCtgtaagaaattagaaaagactagaaacaaaagtgaaagtgacTAGTCTTAACTTTCAAAAAATCAAGTGCAAAGATAAATAGTGCAAATAATGAAAACTAGAAATTTTATAGGCAACTTTATATCTTTCCTGCTTTTGTACTTTTACATATTGATAACTCTATAAACCCTAACAACTGTATGCAGCATGGAAATGGGCTATCATTTATCTCCATTGACAAGACTCAAGGAATCCTTTCAAAGGCAGTCATTTAAATCACTGGTTCTTGACTAGATTTgggaattcattttttaagaacaaTTCCTAAGGGAGAGGCTATTTAAGAAGGCTTTGCACAGACTTAAACAAGTTATAGAATGTAATTGTATCATAATTTAAAATCGGCAGGATGGGAAAAGCATATTAAATgctaattctaaaaaataaattataataattttattgttaATGAGCTTGgcatttgtaaaaaacaaaaaacagttactTTCCAGATACAAAATAGAAGGTCTTTTTTTACCCAAGAAATTTTATCACTAATATATACAGATTTGggtaaaatgaaataatctgTCAGAATTACTGAGAGTAAGTCCATGTTAAACTAAAAAGGAGTCCAAATATGCTTgaattatgtaattaaaaaacCAACATGTAATAGTAATTCTTTATCTTAGATAATTAAAAAAGTTCCTGGGATATTGGGAACAGAAATCTAGACACTACCAGTTCACCCTACGAAGAACATAAAAACTTCCaagatatattaaatt
This genomic interval from Neovison vison isolate M4711 chromosome 1, ASM_NN_V1, whole genome shotgun sequence contains the following:
- the LOC122890846 gene encoding IgA-inducing protein homolog produces the protein MCSYYHMKKRSVSGCNITILAVMFSHLSAGNSPCGNQANVLCISRLEFVQYQS